Proteins found in one Elusimicrobiota bacterium genomic segment:
- a CDS encoding glycosyltransferase: MRLLLIPDPTSPNGEDAFCREIVKRAPARGHSASMQMVPNGPSRAAAELLASRGFALDSDAVIINSLQPAALIAAKAADKPTVLRLIESYAGASAESLAEVKRLATAANLLLLPSRHMAGVAAGWGVPESRMRVIPYAYDQIFAQQIALVTVRSSRARGFNVVTAGVVDDASLPGFETVLSGVARLRMDVHVTVIGDGPALPALKDKAQALMLGDRVTFLGELPHPKKMEYFRAAKAFVEPTGRQGFPSLALHALSEGCPVLGVRAGALPEFIRDGENGLLFPPGDAAALAEHIITLNTTPGLSLRLIAEGVRTVERHSWDATVAAALDAVETLEVKAA, from the coding sequence GTGCGGCTGCTCCTGATCCCCGACCCGACCTCCCCCAACGGCGAGGACGCCTTCTGCCGGGAGATCGTCAAACGCGCGCCCGCGCGCGGCCATTCCGCCTCGATGCAGATGGTCCCGAACGGGCCGAGCAGGGCGGCCGCCGAGCTGCTCGCCTCGCGGGGCTTCGCGCTCGACAGCGACGCCGTCATCATCAACAGCCTCCAGCCGGCGGCGCTGATCGCGGCGAAGGCCGCGGACAAGCCGACCGTCCTGCGCCTCATCGAGTCCTACGCCGGCGCCTCGGCGGAGTCCCTCGCCGAGGTCAAGCGCCTGGCGACGGCCGCGAACCTGCTGCTGCTGCCGAGCCGCCACATGGCCGGCGTCGCCGCGGGCTGGGGCGTGCCGGAGAGCCGCATGCGCGTCATCCCCTACGCGTACGACCAGATCTTCGCCCAGCAGATCGCGCTCGTGACGGTGCGCTCCTCGCGCGCGCGCGGCTTCAACGTGGTCACCGCGGGCGTCGTCGACGACGCGTCGCTGCCCGGCTTCGAGACCGTGCTCTCCGGCGTCGCGCGCCTGCGCATGGACGTCCACGTCACCGTGATCGGCGACGGCCCGGCCCTGCCCGCGCTGAAGGACAAGGCCCAGGCGCTGATGCTCGGCGACCGCGTCACGTTCCTCGGCGAACTGCCCCACCCGAAGAAGATGGAGTACTTCCGCGCCGCGAAAGCGTTCGTGGAACCGACGGGCCGCCAGGGCTTCCCCTCGCTCGCGCTGCACGCGCTGTCCGAGGGCTGCCCGGTGCTCGGCGTGCGGGCGGGCGCGCTGCCCGAGTTCATCCGCGACGGCGAGAACGGCCTGCTCTTCCCGCCCGGAGACGCCGCGGCCCTGGCCGAGCACATCATCACCTTGAACACGACGCCGGGCCTGTCCCTGCGCCTGATCGCCGAGGGCGTGCGCACCGTCGAGCGCCACTCGTGGGACGCCACCGTCGCCGCCGCGCTCGACGCCGTCGAGACGCTGGAGGTGAAAGCCGCGTGA
- a CDS encoding O-antigen ligase family protein codes for MLDGRPTWTVRLIVFSLALGGLRDPRLFALAGAAAWAAVWLERPALGPAAAWLPWLGWAALSTAASAQPLAGLPALARWSVVLACASLAAAWKPKEREGWLRSFLLVAAALAVAALVTGGRHHFRNEMTGLMPPYYNYTAFALSAAAAAAAAWILHPRGARGTDAKAAAALFALAVICLFLARSRGAWLGLGAASSVWAVRRFGARAAAVIAVAAALFAGAFAGGFLPASIQEILLKRYRLHAEVRPGLWRAAAGIAADAPWLGTGPGSFGAGFRRRPVEFADGAARWGMNSDHAHSEPLQAAAETGWAGLALWLLGAGAALRALLKRSGEEPVREAAAAAAAAMTAQLAIDNMLHIPALAALWLCALALAAPPVAAKGRPWPALAILAGAALAAVSWMPRTFAASSPARAAAVFPSDPGPREDLAYAAMSAGRAGEAETHWAAAQSLAPFNAVYPWRRAQIAGALGLWDRAEGLAARAVELEPGFLSARRLRAEALARLGRAPEARVELAEALRRSAVPGPEPASGYETAIRSFSRPDFDRVSALATVGRRPDK; via the coding sequence ATGCTCGACGGGCGCCCGACATGGACGGTCCGCCTCATCGTTTTCAGCCTGGCGCTCGGCGGCCTGCGCGACCCGCGCCTGTTCGCCCTCGCCGGCGCGGCCGCGTGGGCCGCGGTCTGGCTCGAGCGTCCCGCGCTCGGCCCCGCCGCCGCGTGGCTTCCCTGGCTCGGATGGGCCGCGCTCTCGACCGCCGCGAGCGCCCAGCCCCTCGCGGGCCTTCCCGCGCTCGCGCGCTGGTCCGTGGTCCTCGCTTGCGCGTCTCTGGCCGCCGCGTGGAAGCCGAAGGAGCGCGAGGGCTGGCTGCGCTCCTTCCTCCTCGTCGCCGCCGCGCTGGCCGTCGCCGCGCTCGTCACCGGCGGCCGTCACCATTTCCGAAACGAGATGACGGGGCTTATGCCGCCCTACTACAACTACACGGCCTTCGCCCTGTCCGCCGCGGCCGCCGCAGCCGCGGCATGGATCCTGCACCCGCGTGGGGCGAGAGGAACTGACGCGAAGGCCGCCGCGGCCCTGTTCGCGCTGGCGGTCATCTGCCTTTTTCTCGCGCGCTCGCGCGGGGCGTGGCTCGGCCTGGGAGCCGCCTCCTCCGTGTGGGCCGTCCGCCGCTTCGGCGCACGCGCCGCCGCCGTGATCGCCGTCGCCGCGGCGCTGTTCGCCGGAGCGTTCGCCGGGGGCTTCCTGCCCGCGTCCATCCAGGAAATCCTCTTGAAGCGCTACCGCCTGCACGCCGAGGTCCGCCCCGGGCTGTGGCGCGCCGCCGCCGGGATCGCGGCCGACGCGCCTTGGCTCGGCACGGGCCCGGGGAGCTTCGGCGCCGGCTTCCGCCGCCGTCCCGTGGAGTTCGCCGACGGCGCCGCCCGCTGGGGGATGAACTCCGATCACGCTCATAGCGAACCGCTGCAGGCCGCGGCGGAGACCGGCTGGGCGGGCCTGGCGCTGTGGCTGCTCGGCGCCGGGGCGGCGCTGCGGGCGCTCCTGAAACGCTCGGGCGAGGAGCCCGTCCGGGAGGCGGCCGCCGCGGCCGCCGCGGCGATGACGGCCCAGCTCGCCATCGACAACATGCTCCATATCCCGGCTCTGGCCGCGCTCTGGCTGTGCGCCCTTGCGCTCGCCGCCCCGCCGGTCGCCGCGAAGGGGCGTCCCTGGCCCGCCCTCGCGATCCTCGCCGGCGCGGCACTCGCCGCGGTCTCCTGGATGCCCCGGACCTTCGCCGCGTCCTCCCCCGCCCGCGCCGCCGCGGTCTTCCCGTCCGACCCGGGTCCCCGCGAGGACCTGGCTTACGCGGCGATGTCGGCGGGCCGGGCCGGCGAGGCCGAGACGCACTGGGCCGCGGCGCAAAGCCTCGCCCCCTTCAACGCGGTCTATCCCTGGCGCCGGGCGCAGATCGCCGGCGCGCTCGGCCTGTGGGACCGCGCCGAGGGCCTGGCCGCCCGCGCCGTCGAGCTCGAGCCGGGCTTCCTCAGCGCGCGGCGCCTGCGCGCGGAGGCCCTGGCCCGCCTCGGCCGGGCGCCCGAGGCCCGCGTCGAGCTGGCCGAAGCCCTGCGCCGGAGCGCCGTTCCCGGCCCCGAGCCCGCCTCAGGATACGAAACGGCCATCCGGAGCTTCAGCCGCCCCGATTTCGACCGCGTCTCCGCCCTCGCCACCGTCGGGCGGAGGCCGGATAAATAA
- a CDS encoding response regulator, with protein MKVLIAEDDRTNRALLQGSLMKLGYEVIETVNGASAWDALGRTGARIVVSDWVMPDIDGLELCRRVRSRKDAPYVYFILLTGKMLGAGHYAKAMEEGVDDFLTKPLDVDALRIRLRVAERIVQLTERVRTLEGILPMCAYCRRIRDERGAYQNLEDFVSDKTTAQFSHGVCPECAKKHFGD; from the coding sequence ATGAAGGTCCTCATCGCGGAAGACGACCGCACCAACCGGGCCCTGCTCCAGGGCTCCCTGATGAAGCTCGGCTACGAGGTCATCGAGACGGTCAACGGCGCCTCGGCCTGGGACGCCCTCGGCCGGACCGGCGCGCGCATCGTCGTCAGCGACTGGGTCATGCCCGACATCGACGGCCTGGAGCTGTGCCGGCGCGTGCGTTCGCGCAAGGACGCGCCCTACGTGTACTTCATCCTGCTCACGGGCAAGATGCTCGGGGCGGGACACTACGCCAAGGCCATGGAGGAGGGGGTCGACGACTTCCTGACCAAGCCCCTCGACGTCGACGCCCTGCGCATACGCCTGCGCGTCGCGGAGCGCATCGTCCAGCTGACCGAGCGCGTGCGGACCCTCGAAGGCATCCTGCCCATGTGCGCCTACTGCCGCCGCATCCGCGACGAGCGCGGCGCCTATCAGAACCTCGAGGACTTCGTGTCGGACAAGACGACCGCCCAGTTCTCACACGGCGTGTGCCCTGAATGCGCCAAGAAGCACTTCGGAGACTGA
- a CDS encoding nucleotidyltransferase family protein, producing MALEAARQTLPKTATVRQAMELMAGPATAGMVLVAGGDGRLQGVVVDSDLRKGMLKGHGLDAPLSLVMNPKPVTLPWDLPREEIVRFFRKERRANVPLVDPRGRVRGLARLAEYLVETEDKPNWVVLMVGGAGTRLRPLTQNLPKPLLHVGPKPILETIIEQFEASGYKKIFLAINHQADQIERHFGDGSRFGVEIRYLRERKRLGTVGALSLLPGKPKDPVIVMNGDLLTKVDFPALLRYHEDEGRKATVCVREYDFQVPYGVVQMDDKQRLEKIVEKPTQRFFVNAGIYALDPGALSLVPRDRYFDMTSLIERIKRRRGAVGCFPIREYWIDIGQPDDYQRAMREYPTVFP from the coding sequence ATGGCGCTCGAGGCCGCCCGTCAGACGCTCCCCAAGACCGCGACGGTCCGGCAGGCCATGGAGCTCATGGCCGGCCCCGCGACGGCCGGCATGGTCCTCGTCGCCGGCGGGGACGGCCGGCTCCAGGGCGTCGTCGTCGACTCCGACCTGCGCAAGGGGATGCTGAAGGGGCACGGCCTCGACGCGCCGCTGTCCCTCGTCATGAACCCGAAGCCGGTCACCTTGCCGTGGGACCTCCCGCGCGAGGAGATCGTCCGCTTCTTCCGCAAGGAGCGCCGCGCCAACGTCCCCCTGGTCGACCCGCGCGGCCGCGTGCGCGGCCTCGCCCGGCTCGCCGAGTACCTCGTCGAGACCGAGGACAAGCCCAACTGGGTCGTCCTGATGGTCGGCGGCGCCGGCACCCGCCTGCGGCCGCTGACGCAGAACCTCCCGAAGCCCCTCCTCCACGTCGGCCCGAAGCCCATCCTCGAGACCATCATCGAGCAGTTCGAGGCCTCGGGCTACAAGAAGATCTTCCTGGCGATCAACCATCAGGCCGACCAGATCGAGCGTCATTTCGGCGACGGGAGCAGGTTCGGCGTCGAGATCCGCTACCTCCGCGAGCGCAAGCGCCTGGGAACGGTCGGCGCGCTCTCCCTGCTCCCCGGTAAGCCCAAGGACCCGGTCATCGTGATGAACGGCGACCTGCTCACCAAGGTCGACTTCCCCGCGCTTCTGCGCTACCACGAGGACGAGGGGCGCAAGGCCACCGTGTGCGTGCGCGAGTACGACTTCCAGGTGCCCTACGGCGTGGTGCAGATGGACGACAAGCAGCGCCTCGAGAAGATCGTCGAGAAGCCCACCCAGAGGTTCTTCGTCAACGCCGGCATCTACGCCCTCGATCCGGGCGCGCTGAGCCTCGTGCCCCGCGACCGCTACTTCGACATGACCTCCCTGATCGAGAGGATCAAGAGGCGGCGCGGCGCGGTCGGCTGCTTCCCGATCCGGGAGTACTGGATCGACATCGGTCAGCCGGACGACTACCAGCGGGCGATGCGCGAATACCCGACGGTCTTCCCGTGA
- a CDS encoding TlyA family RNA methyltransferase produces the protein MAKRERLDLLLVSRGLFESRTKAQAAVMAGLILVDGRSAGKAGEMIGPDAVLSLKADPCPYVSRGGLKLKAALDEFSVAAEGRVCIDVGASTGGFTDCLLQAGASKVYSIDVGTAQLDSRLKADPRVVSREQTHARLLQPEWFSPKPDLAVMDVSFISSAQVLPFLIPCLAAPFELVVLVKPQFEVGPKLAPKGVVRDPAVRLRAVDKIRAAAASLGLVEAGMLESPVVGPKGNHEFLLLLKSRA, from the coding sequence ATGGCCAAACGCGAACGGTTGGACTTACTGCTCGTCTCAAGGGGCTTATTCGAGTCCCGGACAAAGGCCCAGGCGGCGGTCATGGCCGGTTTGATTTTAGTCGACGGCCGTTCCGCCGGCAAAGCCGGCGAAATGATCGGCCCGGACGCCGTTCTCAGTCTGAAAGCCGATCCCTGCCCCTACGTGTCCCGTGGAGGGCTGAAGCTCAAGGCCGCCCTCGACGAGTTCTCCGTCGCGGCCGAAGGCCGCGTCTGCATCGACGTCGGCGCCTCCACCGGAGGCTTCACGGATTGTCTGCTCCAGGCCGGGGCCTCGAAGGTGTATTCCATCGACGTCGGCACCGCCCAACTCGACAGCCGTTTGAAGGCGGACCCGCGCGTGGTGAGCCGCGAACAGACCCACGCCCGTCTTCTCCAGCCCGAATGGTTCTCCCCGAAGCCCGACCTCGCCGTGATGGACGTCTCGTTCATCTCCTCGGCCCAGGTCCTGCCCTTCCTCATCCCCTGCCTCGCCGCCCCCTTCGAGCTCGTCGTCCTCGTGAAGCCCCAGTTCGAGGTCGGCCCGAAGCTCGCCCCCAAGGGCGTCGTGCGCGACCCGGCCGTCCGGCTGCGGGCCGTGGACAAGATCCGCGCCGCCGCCGCGAGCCTCGGGCTCGTCGAGGCGGGGATGCTCGAATCCCCGGTGGTGGGACCGAAGGGCAACCATGAGTTCCTGCTTTTGCTAAAATCCAGGGCATGA
- a CDS encoding B12-binding domain-containing radical SAM protein, which yields MAKILLVNPVIRAEDNPKHVPYGLALVAAVADKAGHEVQVFDANAWRPGDAMLREALSADEWDVIATGGMTTSYGYIKKTVHFAREVCPKAKIVLGGGFLSSMPTDIMAMLPEADFGVIGESFVTWPELLERLDAGRTDWSSCLGIIYRDEDRAVRLTGSRPLIPNLDVLPLPAWDMFPLDIYFKNSCLLLSEESMTAKRRLDINTSYGCSLICRFCFHLGLTGDMKVVEDEHGTRDVEFSYNREIRWHTPRYIVDMVKEMHRKYGVDFVTFLDENLMTMNVTTKGKWLPEICKLWIEEGLQPTCVRDGVPHDPDVCKGVHWSGTSHAGLVNPGVLALMHEAGCTYLDYGLESFSARVLKNIGKGATPENNIRAVKITMEAGIRPIPNQIIGFPDEFFDSIIDNTIWWQKLGIKANPFFATPYPGSEWYYTYKAKILEQYDGDLEAFILDLGDATKITAVISENFDAVELLGLRELMIAGDIKRIKAYEKVWRKAHGEPSIPDFRKQGRRTFGNLTGPTSAPAAEPAAEPAKA from the coding sequence GTGGCTAAGATCCTCCTCGTCAATCCGGTCATCCGGGCCGAGGACAATCCCAAGCACGTCCCCTACGGGCTGGCGCTGGTGGCCGCCGTGGCCGACAAGGCCGGCCACGAGGTCCAGGTCTTCGACGCCAACGCCTGGCGCCCCGGTGACGCCATGCTCCGCGAGGCCCTCTCGGCCGACGAGTGGGACGTCATCGCCACCGGCGGCATGACCACCTCCTACGGCTATATAAAGAAAACCGTCCATTTCGCGCGCGAGGTCTGTCCCAAGGCCAAGATCGTCCTCGGCGGCGGCTTCCTGTCCAGCATGCCGACCGACATCATGGCGATGCTGCCCGAGGCCGACTTCGGCGTCATCGGCGAGAGCTTCGTGACCTGGCCCGAGCTGCTGGAGCGCCTCGACGCCGGCCGGACCGATTGGAGCAGCTGCCTCGGCATCATCTACCGCGACGAGGACCGAGCCGTCCGCCTCACCGGCTCGCGCCCGCTCATCCCGAACCTCGACGTCCTCCCTCTCCCGGCGTGGGACATGTTCCCCCTCGACATCTACTTCAAGAACAGCTGCCTCCTGCTGTCCGAGGAGTCGATGACCGCCAAGCGCCGCCTCGACATCAACACCAGCTACGGCTGCTCCCTGATCTGCCGCTTCTGCTTCCACCTCGGCCTGACCGGCGACATGAAGGTCGTCGAGGACGAGCACGGCACGCGCGACGTCGAGTTCTCCTACAACCGCGAGATCCGCTGGCACACCCCCCGCTACATCGTCGACATGGTCAAGGAGATGCACCGGAAGTACGGCGTCGACTTCGTCACCTTCCTCGACGAGAACCTGATGACGATGAACGTCACCACGAAGGGCAAGTGGCTGCCCGAGATCTGCAAGCTGTGGATCGAGGAGGGCCTCCAGCCCACCTGCGTGCGCGACGGCGTGCCGCACGACCCCGACGTCTGCAAGGGCGTCCACTGGTCCGGCACCAGCCACGCCGGCCTGGTCAACCCCGGCGTCCTCGCGCTGATGCACGAGGCGGGCTGCACCTACCTCGACTACGGCCTCGAGTCCTTCTCCGCCCGCGTGCTCAAGAACATCGGCAAGGGCGCGACGCCCGAGAACAACATCCGCGCGGTGAAGATCACGATGGAGGCCGGCATCCGCCCCATCCCCAACCAGATCATCGGCTTCCCCGACGAGTTCTTCGACTCGATCATCGACAACACGATCTGGTGGCAGAAGCTGGGCATCAAGGCCAACCCGTTCTTCGCCACCCCGTACCCCGGGTCCGAGTGGTACTACACCTACAAGGCCAAGATCCTCGAGCAGTACGACGGGGACCTCGAGGCCTTCATCCTCGACCTCGGCGACGCCACCAAGATCACCGCCGTCATCTCCGAGAACTTCGACGCGGTCGAGCTCCTCGGCCTGCGCGAGCTGATGATCGCGGGCGACATCAAGCGGATCAAGGCCTACGAGAAGGTCTGGCGCAAGGCCCACGGCGAGCCCAGCATCCCCGACTTCCGCAAGCAGGGCCGGCGCACCTTCGGGAACCTCACGGGCCCGACGAGCGCGCCCGCCGCAGAACCCGCCGCCGAGCCCGCCAAGGCGTAG
- a CDS encoding B12-binding domain-containing radical SAM protein: MRICLITPPSIFLLDERVFMTLGILRVAAALETAGHEVEMLDLSGIENYEEVIRLHAKTSKAEVFGLTSTTPQMPAAFRVTQALRAALPGAKIILGGPHITLINAAYKGELARKAPGRAAKALEKMLATYDVLVPGDGEEAVFEAIKKDAPKVVDGDDPKTPLFLTNQMLNELPFPARHLVDASSYHYSIDNVPAMSLIAQLGCPFACGFCGGRESPMLRRVRTRSTENVVKEIAHLADTYGTKGFMLYDDELNVNPKMVELMNAIAAEQKRRGVEWRLRGFIKSQLFNDEQAEAMYRAGFRWILTGFESGSPRILQNINKRATRDENTRCVAIAKRHGLKVKALMSIGHPGESEQTILETRDWLLEAKPDDFDVTIITTYPGTPYYDRAVQHPTMKNVWVYTYPETGDRLYGYEVDYTQVADYYKGDPDGGYKAYVYTDHLSAAKLVTLRDQVERDVRKTLHIPFNAGRPAQRFEHSMGQLPSTILRASTAAAVRS; the protein is encoded by the coding sequence ATGCGCATCTGCCTGATCACCCCCCCCTCCATCTTCCTGCTCGACGAGCGGGTCTTCATGACTTTGGGCATCCTGCGGGTGGCCGCGGCTCTGGAGACGGCGGGCCATGAAGTCGAGATGCTCGACCTGTCGGGCATCGAGAACTACGAGGAGGTCATCCGCCTCCACGCCAAGACGAGCAAGGCCGAGGTCTTCGGCCTGACCTCCACGACGCCGCAGATGCCGGCCGCCTTCCGCGTCACCCAGGCCCTGCGCGCCGCCCTGCCCGGGGCCAAGATCATCCTCGGCGGCCCCCACATCACCCTCATCAACGCGGCATATAAAGGAGAGCTCGCCCGCAAGGCCCCCGGCCGCGCCGCCAAGGCGCTGGAGAAGATGCTCGCGACCTACGACGTCCTGGTCCCCGGCGACGGCGAGGAAGCCGTCTTCGAGGCGATCAAGAAGGACGCGCCGAAGGTCGTCGACGGCGACGATCCCAAGACCCCTCTGTTCCTCACGAACCAGATGCTCAACGAGCTGCCTTTCCCGGCCCGCCACTTGGTGGACGCGAGCAGCTACCATTATTCGATCGACAACGTGCCCGCGATGAGCCTGATCGCCCAGCTCGGCTGCCCGTTCGCCTGCGGCTTCTGCGGCGGCCGCGAGTCGCCGATGCTGCGCCGCGTGCGCACGCGCAGCACCGAGAACGTGGTCAAGGAGATCGCGCACCTCGCCGACACCTACGGGACGAAGGGCTTCATGCTCTACGACGACGAGCTCAACGTCAACCCGAAGATGGTCGAGCTGATGAACGCGATCGCCGCGGAACAGAAGCGGCGGGGGGTCGAGTGGCGCCTGCGCGGCTTCATCAAGTCGCAGCTCTTCAACGACGAGCAGGCCGAGGCGATGTACCGCGCCGGCTTCCGCTGGATCCTGACCGGCTTCGAGTCCGGCTCGCCGCGCATCCTGCAGAACATCAACAAGCGCGCGACCCGCGACGAGAACACGCGCTGCGTGGCGATCGCCAAGCGCCACGGCCTGAAGGTGAAGGCCCTGATGTCGATCGGCCACCCCGGCGAGTCCGAGCAGACCATCCTCGAGACGCGCGACTGGCTGCTCGAGGCCAAGCCCGACGATTTCGACGTCACCATCATCACGACCTACCCCGGCACGCCCTACTACGACCGCGCGGTCCAGCACCCGACGATGAAGAACGTCTGGGTCTACACCTATCCCGAGACCGGCGACCGCCTGTACGGCTACGAGGTGGACTACACGCAGGTGGCCGACTACTACAAGGGCGACCCGGACGGGGGCTACAAGGCATACGTGTACACCGATCACCTGAGCGCGGCCAAGCTCGTGACCTTGCGCGACCAGGTCGAGCGCGACGTGCGCAAGACGCTCCACATCCCGTTCAACGCGGGACGCCCGGCCCAGCGCTTCGAGCACTCGATGGGCCAGCTGCCCTCGACGATCCTGCGCGCCTCCACGGCCGCGGCCGTGCGGAGCTGA
- a CDS encoding DUF115 domain-containing protein yields the protein MKELSQDQLALIAKATFTKTAEIGLKHALANKPFVKKSVKDLVDRDPGAPALVVSAGPSLHRAKPIETLKRVGHEGLTIVACDGALGFLLRNGVIPDYVVSVDPHPDRIVRWFGDTKLARRAPDAYFRNQDLDPKVGENERRYNDELIKLVNQHGPRIKAILSTSVAPDVTERCIESGMDVYWWNPLYDDVDAPDSFTRKINAVNKLPCLVTGGNVGSSSYVFTAAILNRTRIGLIGMDFSYAPETPLHMTQYYDVIQQLYPDDPEEGYIKVHNPHLDKTWYTDPTYFWYRNCFLQLAVAAPEGIETINCTEGGILFGERIGWSTLEGFLKTSLKTSGATRG from the coding sequence ATGAAGGAACTCTCGCAGGATCAGCTGGCGCTGATCGCCAAGGCCACTTTCACCAAGACCGCCGAGATCGGCCTCAAGCACGCCCTGGCGAACAAGCCTTTCGTCAAGAAGAGCGTCAAGGACCTCGTCGACCGGGACCCCGGCGCCCCCGCTCTGGTCGTCTCGGCCGGCCCCAGCCTCCACCGGGCCAAGCCGATCGAGACCCTCAAGCGGGTCGGCCACGAGGGCCTGACCATCGTCGCCTGCGACGGCGCCCTGGGCTTCCTCCTGCGCAACGGCGTCATCCCCGACTACGTCGTCAGCGTCGACCCCCATCCCGACCGCATCGTGCGCTGGTTCGGCGACACCAAGCTGGCGCGGCGCGCCCCGGACGCCTACTTCCGCAACCAGGACCTCGACCCCAAGGTCGGCGAGAACGAGCGCCGCTACAACGACGAGCTCATCAAGCTCGTCAACCAGCACGGTCCCCGGATCAAGGCCATCCTGTCCACCTCGGTGGCGCCCGACGTCACCGAGCGCTGCATCGAGTCCGGCATGGACGTCTACTGGTGGAACCCGCTCTACGACGACGTCGATGCCCCCGACAGCTTCACCCGCAAGATCAACGCGGTCAACAAGCTCCCCTGCCTCGTCACCGGCGGGAACGTCGGCAGCAGCTCCTACGTCTTCACCGCGGCCATCCTGAACCGGACCAGGATCGGCCTCATCGGCATGGACTTCTCCTACGCCCCCGAGACGCCCCTGCACATGACGCAGTACTACGACGTGATCCAGCAGCTCTATCCCGACGACCCGGAAGAAGGCTACATCAAGGTGCACAACCCGCACCTCGACAAGACCTGGTACACCGACCCCACGTATTTCTGGTACCGGAACTGCTTCCTGCAGCTGGCCGTGGCCGCGCCGGAAGGCATCGAGACCATCAACTGCACCGAAGGCGGCATCCTGTTCGGCGAGCGCATCGGCTGGAGCACGCTCGAAGGATTCCTCAAGACCTCTCTCAAGACCTCCGGAGCGACGCGTGGCTAA